AAATACTATAAAAATAATGGAATTCCCATCGGTCACGAATAACATAAATTGAGCAGGCAAAACTTACTGATTAGGGAAATTGGCATGGCTGTTGAAGAGCTTTCCAACATTAGAGTATTTACGGTTGTCGTCATAAGCAATTCCTCTTCCAACAGCATAGCCAAAACCAAGACCAATTCCACACCCAGCACCGAACCCAAAACCCAGTTCCAACCCAGGAAGCCCCGGACCAAAGCCAGTGCCTTAACGAAAGAAAGAAATACTAGCTCTGAGTTAATTACTCAAAAATGAAAAGTCAGGAAAAGGGAAGAATTAATTGAACCTCCGATAAGGCCGATTCCGAGACCAAAACCACAGCCTATGCCAAGTCCAAAAGCAGGTCCAATCTTCCCAAATTGCTTCGACTTAACTATCGGTAGCTTCCATACCAAACCCTTTTCTTCGTCTCTGCCGTTCATTTCTCTCTCTCCCGATTTCTAATTTTCGTCTCTCTTTCAGATTAGTTTTATCTTAGAGTAAATGACAGCTCTAGCCCACACCTTCGGAACATATCCACTTTAGACCTTCATGTTATATTGTAAGCCGATTTGGTCCTTAATCTCCCTCGCATATGTCGGGGAAATGAAGAAGAATTGACCAAAATGATCCGTTACGAGTCGACTCTGATTTCAACTAAAATTATCCTTGAAATTGCACATCAAATGAACAGTTTTTATATTTTAGATGCTACtgttttcaaaaaattaaaagcCTTAGTTTTCGAAAAAAATGAAAAGGCATAGGAAGAATATCTGAATTGATACATGTGCTTGCATCGGATTTTAAAGTAAGTTCttatctccttttttttttctttaattgaatTTTAACACTTCTACCTCACGAGATGAGAATTAACTAACGGGACATGATCATGCACATATTAATCAAGTAGCAGGCAATATTGACTGCTTCATCTCACGAACAAGATCCTTCGTAACTAACTTGTTCAGCAAAGAAAAACTTGTATGCCCCAATCGTTTATGCCATAAATCAATATCATCAATGACACTTAGGCATGTTAAATCACCATCATTCAGTGAATCAAAGTCCACAACATATATGTTCTTGAATCTTTTGGCTATCAACATTACTTCACCAGATTTGAGATTGGTAATAGTGCAAGATTGAGACAAGAACTTCACTTTATTTTCTTTGTCACATATTTGAGACACACTCAAcaagctatatttcaagccattcacatagtacacattctcaattgCATGGGATACTATTTTGCCAACACCAAGAATATAGCCATTCTTGTCATTTCTAAAGGACACACTCCCACCTTGGAAGGCCTTGAGTGAGAGAAGTCATCCATTCTTTCACTCATATGATTCGAGCAGCTACTATCTATGTACCATTTTTGATTGCTTTCTCTAAGTCCAACATGCACACAAAATCACTaattagacttaggaacccaagccTGCTTGGTTCTCTTATAATGATAGAACAAGCGGATCAAACTTCTTTTTGCCCATACAGGCAATACATATTTTCTTCTTAGAGAACTAGGTTCCTTAACAGTATACTTCTTTTCAATAAAAACTTAATTTTTTTTGTAGAGACTGAATTTAGATTTATTGGAAACAACCACTGTATCCTCACAAGGTATGGGTAAGTtttgcgtatacactaccctccccagactccactgtgtgggataatactgggtatgttgttgttgttgttataaaaATCCTTGTAATGACCAGTTTGATCACAGTGAGTACACAACCAATTATCAGCCACAGTTACATACTTGCTATGGGGATTATACGAGGCTTTAGCCTTTTGGAAACTGATTCCTTGTATGTTTCTGCTATTACTCTTGTACATAGACGTTATTATATCATAGGACCAGGTCTATTTGAGTGACTTATCAagatcatttttaacccttttttaGATCCTCCTAaagttgtctattcttttcaagCTCAGCAGCAAGACTTGTTTTAACTTTCTTAAGCTCATTCTCAAGCTCAAGTTAAGCCTCACTAGCCACTTCTTCTCCTTTCATCCATTTTTTCATGTGATTTTTCAACAAGGTATTTTCTCTAGTTACTTCTTCCACATATTCCTTCAAGCCTACAATAGAAATTATTATATCATAACTCTCTTGTTCTACGTCACTAATTTCTctaattaaagcatttttctcATTAATGAggctatgataggcatcaattaACACATTTGCTAAGGACATCAATTTTTTCTTAGAGTGAGTTTTCaaatttctttgaacatcaaGAAAACTTACCTTACCTTCCTCCTTGTCCTCCTCATCATCAGATTTAGCCATGAGTACAAAGATTGACTCATATTCTGAAGATTCATTGTTAGCAACCATGATAGATGTATCTCCTTGCTCATCCTCACCTTCAGATTCACTGGAAGAATCTCCCCAGGCAGCCAAAGATTGCTTCACCATGTTATTAGCATCATCTCTTTTTTGAACTTCCTGTTAGAGACCTGGTTACTCTTAACTGCCTTATCAATGTTGGTTTTGTAGTGATTCTGCTTATGAAGAGGACAATATTTAATGGAGTGTCCAGACTTTCTATACTTATGACAATAATCATTTCCTTTGAAATTCCTGCTGGAGCTTCCTTTCTTTGGAATCCCACCATTTCTTTGAATCATTTTTTGGAATCTTCGAGTGAGATACACCATGTCGAATTCATCATTACTTGAGTCATTGTTGGCAGCCTTGAGAACCAGATTCTTTTCCTTCTTGGGCTCTTTTCTTTCATGATCTTTCTTTCTCTTCATCTCGTAGGTTTTGAGATTTTCAATAAACTCATGAATAGTCAGATTCTACAGGTCTTTGGCTTTAGTGATCGCATTAACCTTGATCTCCTAGGAACCTGGTAGAACATTGAGTATTTTCTAGACCAGCTTGTTTCTTGGGATGACTTCTCCAAGGGAGTGAAGCTCTAAAGGTGAATCGTGTATGCATATCCTGAATGGACTCATCCTCTTTTATCTTGAAAAGCTCATACTCTATAGTAAGCATATCAAATTTAGACTGATTAATCTGAGTGGTTCCCTTATGGGCAATTTGAAGAGCTTCCTAGATCTTCTTAGTATACTGATAAGCTGAGCTGCGGTTGCATTCATCTAGTCCAATGCCACAAACAAGAATCTTCTTTGCCCTGAAGTTCTTATCAATAGCCTTTCTATCAGCATCATTGTACTCCTTTCTTATCTTTAGGACTGTAACTGTTCTCTCACCAACTATTTTCATGGGAACAAAAGGACCATCACAGATCATGTGCCACAGCTTTGAGTCCTCAGCCATGATGaagttatgcatttttatttttcaccaaccATAGTATTGGCCGCTAAATCTTGGGGGTCTATAAGTcgattgtccttcctcaaagtttggtggagcagcAATGATgaagatcctttctaggtgttaaccttttagaaagaacctacTCCGATACCAATTAATAAAAACTAGGAGTCCACCAAATAGTATAGGGAATCGGGTTCTCTATCTGTTCCCATAGTATATAAGTAAAAAGTAAAACCAAACAGTATAGGGAAATAGGTTCTCTATCTGTTCCCACAGTAAATAAGTAGACAGTAAAAGACAGATGATATTTACGTGAAAAACTCCTTGCTCAAGGgattaaaaatcacgacctaccctAGTAGGATTTCACCTCTACTAAATAGAGCAAACttcagattacaacctattgtgatctaggaattaaactcttaatccatTACCCCTTACAATAACTCTATTGTAAACCATttgcaataactctattacaaagcaacaaaccttgactaactctagtcaagaaACCAAACCAACAATGGTTGAATCTGTCCCACAAAGACACTTCTTGAAAGTAGTGTAGGATTACAAGTGAAGAAAAAAATGACAAAGGCTCAataaacctaaggacttaagatatcttcaatctctgATTTGGTCCTTAAGGTTATAgcaactttgttcttgagagagcaTTGAAGGTTGTGGCGGCTAGCACTTGAGAGTACGATTTTTA
This sequence is a window from Nicotiana sylvestris chromosome 3, ASM39365v2, whole genome shotgun sequence. Protein-coding genes within it:
- the LOC104232258 gene encoding uncharacterized protein isoform X2 — its product is MNGRDEEKGLVWKLPIVKSKQFGKIGPAFGLGIGCGFGLGIGLIGGTGFGPGLPGLELGFGFGAGCGIGLGFGYAVGRGIAYDDNRKYSNVGKLFNSHANFPNQLDLMLTLSSSGMFLLAIQVDHWGKFPFNSA
- the LOC104232258 gene encoding uncharacterized protein isoform X1, whose product is MNGRDEEKGLVWKLPIVKSKQFGKIGPAFGLGIGCGFGLGIGLIGGTGFGPGLPGLELGFGFGAGCGIGLGFGYAVGRGIAYDDNRKYSNVGKLFNSHANFPNQDEVGELIDELVVNTKKLIKATTQELDKWRRS
- the LOC138887648 gene encoding uncharacterized protein — encoded protein: MKRKKDHERKEPKKEKNLVLKAANNDSSNDEFDMVYLTRRFQKMIQRNGGIPKKGSSSRNFKGNDYCHKYRKSGHSIKYCPLHKQNHYKTNIDKAVKSNQQSLAAWGDSSSESEGEDEQGDTSIMVANNESSEYESIFVLMAKSDDEEDKEEGKAFQGGSVSFRNDKNGYILGVGKIVSHAIENVYYVNGLKYSLLSVSQICDKENKVKFLSQSCTITNLKSGEVMLIAKRFKNIYVVDFDSLNDGDLTCLSVIDDIDLWHKRLGHTSFSLLNKLVTKDLVREMKQSILPAT